The nucleotide window ATGATGGTGTCAATGTTGCCAGGGGTAATTTTGTGGCTGCTAAGGTGAGAATACTTATTTACCAGCTTCTAGAATAGGATACTAACTTGTATATGTAGTAGtattactttttctatatacTTGTCTCCTAGTCAGCATTTAAGTTTTCTGTTTATTTCTCATTATTTGCTGAGatgtcattttcttctttttgccAGAGAAGAGGTGTTGTCGAGGGAATTGATTATGCATCAACTGGTGAAGTTAAAAAGATTGATGTTTCTCACATTCGTGAAAGGCTTGCTCAAGACTGCATAGTGCTGTTAAGCAATCTCGGTTATTCAAGTTCTGGAGAAGTATTAAATTGCAAGTATGCTATATGGCTTTTGATAGGTATTTTTGTTGCTACTTGCAGGCTACGTTTGTGggtcaattttaaaatgtaatgaaTTCTGATTGACAGCGACAGACGCAATGAGATCATAATTTGGTCGCTGTCTTGTATCagtttctcaaaatattttctaatttattcttctaTTTTGTTGTTCAATTAAacgtttttattttattcatgaGCATGCTtgtgaattttctttcattttgttgCTAAGTTCATTTATTGTCTTTGCAGAAATGCATGATTAGTTATAGACGTGTTTGTGGAACTTTGGTAgagagaattttaaaatatatgctCTTCAGTAGAAAACACAAGATTAtgctttttatgtttttttggaCCGTCATGCGATTCAATTCCTAAGAACCAGGTCTTTTATTCTCTACATTGCAGCACTTATGAAGTCGCTACAGCTTGTGCAATGGCTCTTGGGGCAGAGAAACTCATTTGCATCATAGACGGACCAATCCTAGATGAATGTGGAAGGCTTATTCATTTCTTGACTCTTCAAGATGCAGACATGTTGATTCGTAGACGAGCTAAACAGAGCGAGACTGCTGCGAATTATGTAAAGGCCGTTGCTCAAGAAGATCTCAATGCAGCATATGATGATTCAAATCATACAGTCCCTTCTCCAAATGGGACGGCTTTTAGTCAGGCTCCCAAGTTTCAGAATGGTGTTGGCTTTGACAGTGGAAATGGATTTTGGTCCAGTGAACAAGGTTTCCCTATTGGAGGTCAAGAAAACCTGGGTCGATTAAATGGTTACCTCTCCGAATTAGCCGCTGCAGCTTTTGTTTGCAGAGTAAGTTTCCTGAGTTCGGTGATCATGTCTTACTGAATTGTTCATCTGCTAACTGAACGGTGTTCTTGTTTATTGAATTGTTGCTAgtttgttttctatttattgCTGCCAGAAGATGTTGGTGATTACTAAACCAATTTCCAGTTATACTATAATGCCTTATGCAAGACAAACTTggaataatgaagaaaaattatgaaaagacCACATTTGTTTGCAGTTTTGATCTACTTCGAAGTTCCCACTTTCATAGGGCGGAGTTTCCATGAAACTGCTGTTTTTATggatgttataatttttacttttcaactcattatttgataatattactGCTCTTGTTGAAGTTTTCAAGATCTCATTTTGATATAGTTGTTTGTATTCTTCTGAGGCTGATGACACCACCCCCTCTTGATTATACTGTGAGGCCCTGGTTCTCGACTCGTTTGAccattaatatgtatatgttatgTTGTATATTATCAGGGTGGTGTTCAGAGAGTTCATTTATTGGATGGCACTATTGCTGGTGTTTTACTGAAGGAGTTGTTTCAAAGAGATGGAGTGGGTACAATGGTGGCTAGGTCTGTACCTCTTCTAAAAATATCTTCTTCAAACAATTTTCGGGCTATACTTGTTTTTTCTTGActgtcaattttttgtaagACGCATCTTAGCTGCAGAGGCACAAATCCATAGACCATGTGTCTGTAGTATTTCTCTTGAAACTTTTATTCAgttcaaatatgaaaaagaaacttgGAGGTTGAACTGCGTGTTCCATAAATCTTCATTCTGTTTTTAGATTCACCtataattgatgaatttgttGTGATTCTGTCTCAACACTAACGACAATAACAAGCCTGCTTTTTTAACCATGgagtttcttgtttcttccCTCAGCGCCGGagtttttttcactttctttccACTTTCTGTTTATGCTTGGTTGTATCTTAAGCTTTCctctttataatttctcaCATTGGCATCAACATACATTTTGGATATGGTTCTCAACTTATTGGATACTCATATCACCTTAACAAATTGGAAACCGCAACTTCATTAATGTATCGGGACACTGATCTAACAGAAGAATGCATTAAGGCATTAAGCTGTTGTAAATTGAAccttcttttcctttatatCTTCCTCAGAAAATGagtagaaatgaaaacttgGGTTAGTTCCAGTCCGCTAATAATGATATTCCACCGATTCCACAGTGATCTTTATGAAGGGATGCGGATGGCTAGGGTCACAGATGTCCAAGGAATCAAACAACTTCTGCTACCTTTAGAGGAATCTGGCACTTTGATAAAGAGGACTGAGGAAGAGGTTAATACAGTTGATCTAGCATGTTATTTTGAATGTTgcacatattattttttgtaagtttgatcatTATTTTCTGCGCTGCAGGTACTTGGAGCATTGGAGTCATTCATAGTCGTTGAAAGAGAAGGTCATGTCATTGCTTGTGCAGctcttttccctttctttgaAGAGAAGTGTGGAGAGGTAGCTGCTATTGCCGTTTCTCCTAATCATGTGATTTTGAGGTGACGCGAAAATTTTCATGCAGTGGTCGCCCGAGGCGCGCGCGCGCCCACGTCGGCACGGGCTGCCTGCGCGCGCACGTCGCCAGTGCCCGCACAGGCGCCCGCGCGGCCGTCGGCACTGTCCGTACAGGCGCGGTGTCACGGGCGGACTCTCTTGTCACGTAGcggaatatatttttcgccCGTGCGGCGTCTCAGGTTTCACCCAACCTTCGACCAGCCTTCGCACATCTCAGAGTTTACCGACTGTTCGTCGCGTGTCTTCGACACTGAAGCTCGCTAGCACGACATCTGAACGCATCCCTGCGCGGCACCGGGCCGTCGGCAGTGGCTGCTGCGCGCGCACGTCGGCAGTGGCTGCCTGCGCGCGCACGTCGGCAGTGTCCGCGCGAACGTGAACTCTCCAGTTTTTTtcccaattatttttcaaacatttgGGACGCACAATATaactgaatataataaaataaatatttcgcGATACAAATACGAtgcgtaaaaaattaaaatattattctattgtgtcttcatatttttcccatttttttccttttatttattatttttttaataattaaaataattaaataaaaattttcacacctcaaaaattaattatttcaacaaaaatgaattaatcatgTCATTTTGAGGTGACGTGCAAATTTTCATGCAGTGGTCGGCCAAGGCGCGCGCGCGCGCGCGTCGGCACGGGCTGCCTGCGCGCGCGCGCAACCCGATAGCGCGTgccatgagttggatcacgaggtcttGGAGTGCTTGCCTCGATCACCCATTCGCACGAGAGGTGTTGCCCCAAATATCTCGCAGCCCGCGGAGCAACCTTGCACGTCACACGGAACCTCTCGGCCGCATTTGTGCCCAACGTAGGCCGTCCTGGCCCTACGCTGCCCGTCCGGTTCCCATGCCTTTCGGGGACTCTAAACACTCCTTTGAGATGCCTAGAGCCGGCCCTTGGAGGCCCCCAACATGCCCCCAAGAGATGCTCNNNNNNNNNNNNNNNNNNNNNNNNNNNNNNNNNNNNNNNNNNNNNNNNNNNNNNNNNNNNNNNNNNNNNNNNNNNNNNNNNNNNNNNNNNNNNNNNNNNNNNNNNNNNNNNNNNNNNNNNNNAAAGAGAGAATAGACTTGATAATTCATTCATAATGGACCGTTTACAATCTTCAGCTCCCCTTTACAAAAGTCTGATGAAACAGACAAAATTTGACAGAACATAAAAGCAGAAATAGCATTAAAGTTCCATCAGAAAAAAGGGCCGTTTGTCCTTGCAATTTTGCTGAAATCCTCAAAAGTTAGAACAGTAGCAGACTTCAGTACTGTGCCATGATCCTCGGCCGTCCACGTGTCTCTCGCGCCTGATCACATTTGAACGGGTGTGATGAGCTTCGAATCCCCAATTCCATTCTCCTCTTGATTGCGCC belongs to Sesamum indicum cultivar Zhongzhi No. 13 unplaced genomic scaffold, S_indicum_v1.0 scaffold00186, whole genome shotgun sequence and includes:
- the LOC105179660 gene encoding probable amino-acid acetyltransferase NAGS1, chloroplastic (The sequence of the model RefSeq protein was modified relative to this genomic sequence to represent the inferred CDS: added 261 bases not found in genome assembly) produces the protein MAIASASPCIPIQNDGPRSQSILSPNSVLRRRIHFGGIHLVKMPSFEVKNGYVKKISVFGETESVATDVSSALKDELFVRFFREAWPYFLAHRGSTFVVLISSEIVDSPHLDPILMDISLLHGLGVKFVLVPGSHVQIDRLLAERGSEPKYVGSYRITDSDSLSAAMDASGRIGFMIEAKLSPGPSLSGIRRHGDNARRYDGVNVARGNFVAAKRRGVVEGIDYASTGEVKKIDVSHIRERLAQDCIVLLSNLGYSSSGEVLNCNTYEVATACAMALGAEKLICIIDGPILDECGRLIHFLTLQDADMLIRRRAKQSETAANYVKAVAQEDLNAAYDDSNHTVPSPNGTAFSQAPKFQNGVGFDSGNGFWSSEQGFPIGGQENLGRLNGYLSELAAAAFVCRGGVQRVHLLDGTIAGVLLKELFQRDGVGTMVASDLYEGMRMARVTDVQGIKQLLLPLEESGTLIKRTEEEVLGALESFIVVEREGHVIACAALFPFFEEKCGEVAAIAVSPECRGQGQGDKLLDYIEKKASSLGLRTLFVLTTRTADWFVRRGFSECSIDNIPEERRKKINISRRSKYYMKKLLPDRSGIRLNTAVA